A window of Brachybacterium fresconis contains these coding sequences:
- the istA gene encoding IS21 family transposase: MVRKIRAKLVLQLRAEGLSGRAIAASQGMSRKSITAVLEAADAAEISWDDVADFPDGEVYAWLFPGRGEHESVFAQPDWERAHREMARVGVTLKLLHGEYVDACAAAGDPAMGYDRFCKTYQRHVLVTGAASRVGHKAAASVEVDWSGPTMTLSDPVTGKETRVYLFVGCLPFSRYAFAWPALDMRQDTWQRAHVAMFEAFGGSTPRVVPDNLKTGVIKHPREGEVVLNDAYREMAAHYSAAVLPGRIKKPKDKASVENTVAHVATWIIAGLRDRRFTSLPELTAAVAERMDEYNAEPFQKRPGSRASVFTAEEKPLLTVLPAVGYEISRWVYARRVGRNAHVVWERNYYSVPFAHIGERVDLRITDRALEVYRGTERLTSHLLLPETAANEYRTNEADLPGGERYQPWDAARVRAWAERIGPAAVTVIDRIFESVPIDEQGLDAALAVLRLSRRYSSERVEAACQLALAGRVRSPRYAHLHPILATGQDRMAALRPPREENAEQGGYVRGGDYYAGGVK, translated from the coding sequence ATGGTACGGAAGATTAGAGCGAAGCTCGTGCTGCAGCTGCGGGCGGAGGGCTTGTCCGGGCGGGCGATCGCGGCGTCGCAGGGCATGTCGCGCAAGAGCATCACGGCAGTACTGGAAGCTGCAGACGCGGCCGAGATCAGCTGGGACGATGTCGCCGACTTCCCTGACGGGGAGGTGTATGCCTGGTTGTTCCCGGGCCGGGGTGAGCATGAGAGCGTGTTCGCCCAGCCGGACTGGGAACGCGCCCACCGCGAGATGGCCCGGGTGGGGGTGACGCTGAAGCTGCTGCACGGTGAGTACGTCGATGCCTGCGCTGCTGCGGGAGATCCGGCGATGGGCTATGACCGGTTCTGCAAGACCTACCAGCGTCATGTCCTGGTCACCGGGGCCGCCTCCCGGGTCGGGCACAAGGCTGCCGCGAGCGTGGAGGTCGACTGGTCCGGCCCCACGATGACGCTGAGCGACCCGGTCACCGGGAAGGAGACCAGGGTCTACCTGTTCGTGGGGTGCCTGCCGTTTAGCCGCTACGCGTTCGCCTGGCCGGCGCTGGATATGCGTCAGGACACCTGGCAGCGCGCGCATGTGGCGATGTTCGAGGCCTTCGGCGGGTCGACGCCCCGGGTCGTGCCGGACAACCTCAAGACCGGGGTGATCAAGCATCCCCGCGAGGGCGAGGTCGTCCTCAACGACGCCTACCGGGAGATGGCCGCGCACTACTCCGCGGCAGTCCTTCCCGGCCGGATCAAGAAGCCCAAGGACAAGGCCAGCGTGGAGAACACGGTCGCGCACGTGGCGACCTGGATCATCGCGGGACTGCGGGATCGACGATTCACCTCGCTGCCGGAGTTGACAGCAGCGGTCGCCGAGCGGATGGACGAGTACAACGCCGAGCCGTTCCAGAAGCGGCCCGGGTCTCGGGCCAGCGTCTTCACCGCGGAGGAGAAGCCGTTGCTGACCGTGCTGCCGGCGGTGGGCTATGAGATCTCGCGGTGGGTCTATGCCCGCCGGGTCGGACGCAACGCGCACGTGGTCTGGGAACGGAACTACTACTCGGTGCCGTTCGCTCATATCGGGGAGCGGGTGGATCTGCGGATCACCGACCGGGCGTTGGAGGTCTATCGCGGCACCGAGCGGCTGACCAGCCACCTGCTGCTGCCGGAGACTGCGGCCAATGAGTACCGCACCAACGAGGCTGACCTTCCCGGTGGGGAGCGTTACCAGCCCTGGGACGCTGCACGAGTGAGGGCGTGGGCCGAGCGGATCGGCCCCGCAGCCGTGACCGTGATCGACCGGATCTTCGAGTCCGTGCCCATCGATGAGCAGGGCCTGGACGCCGCGCTGGCGGTGCTGCGCCTATCGCGCCGCTACTCCAGTGAACGGGTAGAAGCGGCCTGCCAGCTGGCGCTGGCCGGGAGGGTGAGGTCGCCGCGTTATGCGCACCTGCACCCCATTTTGGCGACCGGCCAGGACCGGATGGCCGCGTTGCGGCCACCACGAGAAGAGAACGCTGAGCAGGGCGGTTACGTCCGTGGCGGCGACTACTACGCCGGAGGTGTGAAGTGA
- a CDS encoding ATP-binding protein — MSVIDIETKRKLREMGAAPLLEAFETQDENLVLGMGFEDRLQLAVDEAHSMFTHAKVEGLIRRARLRYPGADLRRLDLIEQRGLDRNVITQLATCSFIARQQNVVFQGFTGSGKSYLGCALAKQACQHRIRAHYIRMPDLAEAWALARDKPQGKNKFLRKYAAFSLLVIDEWLLDHPDADMRYMLLELLEHRYDNASTVFCTQYAKKDWHQRLGSGVHADAIMDRIVHNTIWVDTGSHNMREHVATLK, encoded by the coding sequence GTGAGCGTCATCGATATCGAGACCAAGCGCAAGCTGCGCGAGATGGGCGCGGCACCGCTGCTGGAAGCGTTCGAGACCCAGGATGAGAACCTCGTGCTGGGGATGGGGTTCGAAGACCGTCTCCAGCTCGCCGTCGACGAGGCCCACTCGATGTTCACCCACGCGAAGGTCGAAGGACTGATCCGCCGGGCCAGACTGCGTTACCCCGGTGCTGACCTCCGCCGGCTCGACCTGATCGAGCAGCGCGGCCTGGACCGCAACGTGATCACCCAGCTCGCGACGTGCTCATTCATCGCCCGCCAGCAGAACGTCGTCTTCCAGGGCTTCACCGGCTCGGGGAAGTCGTATCTGGGATGCGCATTGGCCAAACAGGCTTGCCAGCACCGAATCCGTGCCCACTACATCCGGATGCCCGACCTCGCCGAGGCCTGGGCCCTGGCCCGCGACAAGCCCCAGGGGAAGAACAAGTTCCTGCGGAAATACGCAGCGTTCAGCCTGCTGGTGATCGACGAGTGGCTCCTGGACCACCCTGACGCGGACATGCGCTACATGCTGCTGGAGCTCCTCGAACACCGCTACGACAACGCCTCGACCGTGTTCTGCACCCAGTACGCGAAGAAGGACTGGCACCAACGCCTCGGCTCCGGAGTCCACGCCGACGCGATCATGGACCGGATCGTCCACAACACCATCTGGGTCGATACCGGCAGCCACAACATGCGCGAGCACGTCGCCACGCTCAAGTAA
- a CDS encoding S41 family peptidase: protein MPSTPAHAAYLRHPDVRGDTVVFTAADDVWLAPLAGGRAWRLTDEGAPVAHPRFSPDGAHVAYTSRTSGGPEVWVIATEGDTAPRRLTTWGKPSTKLVGWLPDGRVIASTSYRAPVARDAQLWAIDLAGHAELLPLGRSGEVAIHPSGTTVVATPTGRDQASWKHYQGGTAAKLWISHEDVALDAPLAAHAARDWERLLDDILASKRRIAWHGDRLIFASDTPGPTAARTDRATANLWSVALDGSDLRAHTSLTSEQGYLREPATDGSTIVFTSRGRLFAMDSLDAAPREVEILASGVGAARLPRPASPRANLLAMRPVHDARASVVEWRGGAHALTHRGGPARLLAGTCGLRLREVRPLGRSPFALFVTDAEALADRETGGVGSDVLGLARLDGGGEEIRFDLGDVGRILHAIPSPDGSKVAISTHDNVVRLVTLRGLTDPAKTSPAPSSTGSSLWEQEGESGPEAPRLDHVREVGRSTGGEVADLAWSPDGRWLVWSEPNSWMLSRLMISDSEDAEPMGRALTSGKYQDAAPAFSADGKHLALLSLRTFETVYDDMVFDLGFVNAERPFLIPLERSTPDPFGPQADGWGASTEDDEAAQKSGDTDPAGHGAAGAHAATSGAGSAADHPAGVTSPSGADEATKPPVTRVDLESIEERLVPFPVLSGSYSHLTAVSGGFVWLRHPQQGVLGSARAGVEGEEPGPTLEHWALADRKLTVLAEDVSDLAVSGDGESLVIKQGKSWVQVPAARKVEDEDPARVVIDTGRLRLFVDPVEERRGMLWDNYRIMAQQYWRADMDGMDWHAMTSWYDPVIERVVTEDDFQDLMWEVQGELGTSHAYVMGGVYQADPPMLPAYLGADIVPRDGRWVIDRILPGDSSDPDARSPLLAPGVAAQVGDAIVRVDGREVGPDGGGVLGQLVGSADTPTELVLERDGAERRVAVTPLADDAPLRYQAWVASRRARVEELSDGRLGYLHIPDMISSGWAQMHRDLREASTKEGIVVDVRYNSGGHTSQLVTDRLARRVLSWDYPRHETPGTYPQFAPRGAVVLVTNQEAGSDGDIVNAVSRAMEIGPIIGMRTWGGVIGIDGRYDLVDGTGVTQPKYASWFEGEDWDIENYGVEPDIEVPLPPNAWVSGEDPQLQRGVTEALALLARKPAATAPPLPAPRFGPRKG from the coding sequence ATGCCATCGACCCCTGCTCATGCTGCCTACCTCCGCCATCCCGACGTCCGCGGCGACACCGTCGTCTTCACCGCGGCCGACGACGTGTGGCTCGCTCCCCTCGCCGGCGGCCGCGCCTGGCGCCTGACCGACGAGGGCGCCCCCGTCGCCCACCCCCGGTTCTCCCCCGACGGCGCCCACGTCGCCTACACCTCCCGCACCTCCGGCGGTCCCGAGGTGTGGGTCATCGCCACCGAGGGCGACACCGCCCCCCGCCGGCTGACCACCTGGGGAAAACCGTCCACGAAGCTCGTCGGCTGGCTGCCGGACGGCCGTGTCATCGCCTCCACCAGCTACCGCGCTCCCGTCGCCCGGGACGCGCAGCTGTGGGCGATCGACCTCGCCGGCCACGCGGAGCTGCTGCCCCTGGGCCGGTCCGGCGAAGTCGCGATCCATCCGTCGGGCACCACCGTGGTCGCCACCCCGACGGGTCGGGACCAGGCCTCCTGGAAGCACTACCAGGGCGGCACCGCCGCGAAGCTCTGGATCTCCCACGAAGACGTGGCGCTGGACGCCCCGCTCGCCGCGCACGCCGCCCGCGACTGGGAGCGCCTGCTCGACGACATCCTGGCCTCCAAGCGGCGCATCGCCTGGCACGGGGACCGCCTGATCTTCGCCTCCGACACCCCCGGGCCCACCGCCGCCCGCACCGACCGCGCCACCGCGAACCTGTGGTCCGTGGCGCTGGACGGCTCCGACCTGCGGGCCCACACCTCGCTGACCTCCGAGCAGGGCTACCTCCGGGAGCCCGCCACCGACGGCAGCACCATCGTGTTCACCTCCCGCGGCCGACTGTTCGCGATGGACTCGCTGGACGCCGCCCCGCGCGAGGTCGAGATCCTGGCCTCCGGCGTCGGCGCCGCCCGGCTGCCGCGCCCGGCCTCCCCGAGAGCGAACCTGCTGGCCATGCGTCCGGTGCACGACGCCCGCGCCAGCGTCGTCGAGTGGCGGGGCGGCGCCCATGCCCTCACCCACCGCGGCGGCCCGGCGCGGCTGCTCGCAGGCACCTGCGGTCTGCGGCTGCGGGAGGTCCGTCCGCTGGGCCGTTCCCCCTTCGCCCTGTTCGTCACCGACGCGGAGGCCCTCGCGGACCGCGAGACGGGCGGCGTCGGCTCCGACGTGCTGGGCCTGGCCCGCCTGGACGGGGGCGGCGAAGAGATCCGCTTCGACCTCGGCGACGTCGGCCGGATCCTGCACGCCATCCCGTCCCCCGATGGGTCCAAGGTCGCGATCTCCACCCACGACAACGTGGTGCGCCTGGTGACGCTGCGCGGCCTCACCGACCCGGCGAAGACCTCCCCGGCGCCCTCGAGCACCGGCTCCTCCCTGTGGGAGCAGGAGGGCGAGAGCGGCCCGGAGGCGCCCCGGCTCGATCACGTGCGCGAGGTGGGTCGCTCCACCGGCGGCGAGGTCGCGGACCTGGCCTGGTCCCCGGACGGCCGCTGGCTGGTGTGGTCCGAGCCGAACTCCTGGATGCTCAGCCGGCTGATGATCTCCGACTCCGAGGACGCCGAACCGATGGGCCGTGCGCTCACCTCGGGCAAGTACCAGGACGCCGCGCCGGCCTTCAGCGCGGATGGCAAGCACCTGGCGCTGCTGTCGCTGCGCACCTTCGAGACGGTCTACGACGACATGGTCTTCGACCTCGGCTTCGTCAACGCCGAGCGACCCTTCCTGATCCCGCTCGAGCGCTCGACGCCCGATCCCTTCGGGCCGCAGGCCGATGGCTGGGGCGCGAGCACCGAGGACGACGAGGCCGCTCAGAAGTCCGGCGACACGGACCCCGCCGGGCACGGCGCGGCGGGAGCGCATGCCGCGACCTCCGGCGCCGGCTCGGCCGCGGATCACCCGGCCGGCGTCACCAGTCCCTCCGGGGCCGACGAGGCGACGAAGCCGCCGGTCACCCGCGTGGACCTGGAGTCCATCGAGGAGCGCCTGGTGCCGTTCCCGGTGCTGTCGGGCTCCTACTCGCACCTGACCGCGGTCAGCGGCGGCTTCGTCTGGCTGCGCCACCCGCAGCAGGGCGTGCTGGGCTCCGCCCGCGCGGGCGTGGAGGGCGAGGAGCCCGGGCCCACGCTCGAGCACTGGGCCCTGGCCGACCGCAAGCTCACCGTGCTCGCGGAGGACGTCTCCGATCTCGCCGTCTCCGGCGATGGGGAGTCCCTGGTCATCAAGCAGGGCAAGAGCTGGGTGCAGGTCCCCGCCGCCCGGAAGGTCGAGGATGAAGACCCTGCCCGCGTGGTCATCGACACCGGCCGCCTGCGGCTGTTCGTCGACCCGGTCGAGGAGCGTCGCGGGATGCTCTGGGACAACTACCGGATCATGGCGCAGCAGTACTGGCGTGCGGACATGGACGGCATGGACTGGCACGCGATGACCTCCTGGTACGACCCGGTGATCGAGCGAGTGGTCACCGAGGACGACTTCCAGGACCTGATGTGGGAGGTCCAGGGCGAGCTCGGCACCTCCCACGCCTACGTGATGGGCGGCGTGTACCAGGCCGATCCCCCGATGCTGCCGGCCTACCTCGGGGCCGACATCGTCCCTCGCGACGGGCGCTGGGTCATCGACCGCATCCTGCCCGGGGACTCCTCCGACCCCGACGCCCGGTCCCCGCTGCTGGCACCGGGCGTGGCCGCCCAGGTGGGCGATGCGATCGTGCGCGTGGACGGGCGCGAGGTCGGCCCCGACGGCGGCGGCGTGCTGGGCCAGCTGGTCGGCTCCGCGGACACCCCGACGGAGCTGGTGCTCGAGCGGGACGGGGCCGAGCGCCGCGTCGCCGTCACCCCGCTCGCCGATGACGCCCCGCTGCGCTATCAGGCCTGGGTCGCCTCCCGCCGTGCCCGGGTCGAGGAGCTCTCGGACGGCCGCCTCGGCTACCTGCACATCCCCGACATGATCTCCTCCGGCTGGGCGCAGATGCACCGCGACCTGCGGGAGGCCTCCACCAAGGAGGGCATCGTGGTCGACGTGCGCTACAACAGCGGCGGCCACACCTCGCAGCTGGTCACCGACCGGCTGGCGCGGCGGGTGCTGTCCTGGGACTACCCGCGCCACGAGACGCCGGGCACCTATCCGCAGTTCGCCCCGCGCGGCGCGGTGGTGCTGGTGACCAACCAGGAGGCCGGCTCCGACGGCGACATCGTGAACGCCGTCTCCCGCGCGATGGAGATCGGCCCGATCATCGGCATGCGGACCTGGGGCGGCGTGATCGGCATCGATGGCCGCTACGACCTGGTCGACGGCACCGGCGTCACACAGCCGAAGTACGCCAGCTGGTTCGAGGGCGAGGACTGGGACATCGAGAACTATGGCGTCGAGCCCGACATCGAGGTGCCGCTGCCGCCGAACGCCTGGGTGAGCGGCGAGGACCCGCAGCTCCAGCGCGGCGTCACCGAGGCGCTCGCGCTGCTGGCCCGGAAGCCCGCCGCGACGGCTCCCCCGCTGCCCGCGCCGCGCTTCGGCCCCCGGAAGGGCTGA
- a CDS encoding MarR family winged helix-turn-helix transcriptional regulator — protein sequence MERTEKSVGELARRVGYLVKQAQSALRSSMDQELRPLGVTVSQYSCLELLHQNPGLTNADLARAAFVSPQSMNTVLAGLRERGLIDRPPTAPSGRRLPAELTTAGHELLAEADARVRRIEERMLSPLAPGIPDELVHHLTDLVGALGDSDTEGPDERAALSPSGGRSAARAAGEPSRRASGPAARAPR from the coding sequence ATGGAGCGGACCGAGAAGAGCGTCGGCGAGCTCGCCCGACGGGTGGGCTACCTGGTGAAGCAGGCGCAGTCGGCGCTGCGGTCGAGCATGGATCAGGAGCTGCGACCGCTCGGCGTGACGGTCTCGCAGTACTCGTGCCTGGAGCTGCTGCATCAGAATCCCGGCCTGACCAACGCCGATCTCGCCCGTGCGGCCTTCGTCAGCCCGCAGTCGATGAACACCGTGCTCGCGGGTCTGCGCGAGCGCGGGCTGATCGACCGGCCCCCGACGGCGCCGAGCGGACGGCGGCTGCCGGCCGAGCTGACCACGGCGGGTCATGAGCTGCTCGCCGAGGCGGACGCTCGGGTGCGCCGGATCGAGGAGCGCATGCTCTCTCCGCTCGCTCCGGGCATCCCGGACGAGCTGGTCCATCACCTCACCGACCTCGTCGGGGCCCTCGGGGACAGCGACACCGAGGGGCCCGACGAGCGAGCCGCGCTCAGCCCTTCCGGGGGCCGAAGCGCGGCGCGGGCAGCGGGGGAGCCGTCGCGGCGGGCTTCCGGGCCAGCAGCGCGAGCGCCTCGGTGA
- a CDS encoding VOC family protein, translating to MTATGPDFLALQVHDPEVAARFFETHLGLHRAPTSPPGAVVFPTEPIPFAVREPLPGTDPAAASPGPGHGIALWIAVEDADALHTRLTEAGVRTLQEPTDSPFGRMFPFVGPEGYVLTAHTAAD from the coding sequence ATGACTGCCACCGGCCCGGATTTCCTCGCCCTGCAGGTCCACGATCCCGAAGTGGCTGCCCGGTTCTTCGAGACGCACCTCGGGCTGCACCGAGCACCGACCTCCCCACCCGGCGCGGTCGTCTTCCCCACCGAGCCGATCCCCTTCGCGGTGCGTGAGCCGCTGCCCGGCACCGATCCCGCGGCGGCCTCCCCCGGGCCGGGCCATGGCATCGCGCTCTGGATCGCCGTCGAGGACGCCGACGCCCTCCACACGCGCCTGACGGAGGCCGGCGTCCGGACCCTGCAGGAGCCGACGGATTCGCCGTTCGGGCGGATGTTCCCCTTCGTCGGCCCCGAGGGCTACGTCCTGACCGCCCACACCGCTGCGGACTGA
- a CDS encoding LysR family transcriptional regulator, with protein sequence MLDPVKLRVLRSVVETGSIRASAEALGYTPSAVSQHLSALRRATGLELVERTGRGITVTAHAKILADGAGVALDALNALERTAKDLRSGRTGTLRLGYATSIASSWIPELARDVRRRYPDLGLELVLRDCSCEDLAEAGMDVIVGEGTADAVPEDWAVQDVLEEGYVALVARDHPLAAQSSLPLKDLADQSWATDDPIESFWFDRIGAACRAAGFSPCVEVNPDDFATVLGFVATGDYVSVQPSVIAQDLRSDIVAIPLDPPAPRRRLRIQVRHAVAHNPAAQYIVQRIHAAAERRAAEIPGAVHLGTGAVRPPRRIAGDQAEAPAAPRPVVPAVRLPGVSAV encoded by the coding sequence ATGCTCGATCCCGTCAAACTCCGCGTCCTGCGCTCGGTCGTCGAGACCGGCAGCATCCGTGCCAGCGCCGAGGCGCTCGGCTACACGCCGTCGGCCGTCAGCCAGCATCTGTCCGCGCTGCGGCGGGCGACGGGGCTCGAGCTGGTCGAACGCACCGGCCGCGGGATCACGGTGACCGCTCATGCCAAGATACTGGCCGACGGAGCCGGCGTCGCCCTGGACGCCCTGAACGCGCTCGAACGGACCGCGAAGGACCTGCGGTCCGGACGCACCGGCACCCTGCGGCTCGGCTACGCCACCTCGATCGCCTCCAGCTGGATCCCGGAGCTCGCTCGCGACGTCCGGCGGCGGTATCCCGACCTCGGGCTCGAGCTCGTCCTGCGCGACTGCAGCTGCGAGGACCTGGCCGAAGCGGGGATGGACGTCATCGTGGGGGAGGGCACGGCGGACGCCGTCCCCGAGGACTGGGCGGTCCAGGACGTCCTCGAGGAGGGATACGTGGCGCTCGTCGCGCGCGACCACCCGCTCGCGGCGCAGTCGAGCCTGCCGCTCAAGGACCTGGCCGATCAGTCATGGGCCACGGACGATCCCATCGAGTCCTTCTGGTTCGATCGAATCGGCGCCGCCTGCCGAGCCGCCGGCTTCTCCCCCTGCGTCGAGGTGAACCCCGATGACTTCGCGACGGTGCTGGGCTTCGTCGCGACGGGCGACTACGTCAGCGTGCAGCCCTCCGTGATCGCCCAGGACCTGCGCTCGGACATCGTGGCGATCCCCCTGGACCCGCCCGCACCCCGACGCCGCCTGCGGATCCAGGTGCGCCACGCCGTCGCACACAATCCGGCGGCGCAGTACATCGTCCAGCGCATCCACGCCGCCGCCGAGCGCCGGGCCGCAGAGATCCCGGGCGCCGTCCACCTCGGCACGGGTGCCGTGCGCCCGCCGCGCAGGATCGCAGGCGACCAGGCGGAGGCTCCCGCCGCACCGCGGCCCGTCGTGCCCGCGGTACGGCTGCCGGGCGTCTCCGCGGTCTGA